Within Ovis aries strain OAR_USU_Benz2616 breed Rambouillet chromosome 11, ARS-UI_Ramb_v3.0, whole genome shotgun sequence, the genomic segment CAGAGCCTGGGGAGCAGAAGGATGGGGAAGTTACTTTGAGGGAAGGacctggggtggggagtgggttgTGGGGGATGGAAGCAGTTGAACAGTGGGAAAAGAGGCATATTTGGCAGAGGTCAGGGGTCAGGAGGCAAAGGCACTGGATATAGAATCAGACTAGCTCAGctagcagggggcccaggtctgaAATAAAATTGAGACCAGGGAAGCCATTCTCTTCCAGCCAGGCTCTCACTCTTCCCGGTTGCTTGCAGCAACCACATGGTTTAGCCTGTGGCTCCCAGTTACCAACATCTCagcttccccaccccatcctcaggCTGTCTTAACACCCCCTTCCTGATTTCAGGCTATAGCATCCCCTGCCCCTTCTTTCCAAGCTGAAGAATCCATAAATTTGATGAGAAAGCCAGCCCGCCTTGGCCCAGATGGGAGCTACACAGATACCAGCCACCTACCCCTACCCTGCCCCATCCACTCGAAACCCAGGATAAATGCCTGGTCTTGGGGTAGGGTGCCCCCCCCCTTCAAATTCTGGAAAGTTTCCTGTAAATTTGTTTtgctcaaaataaaaatacagccaACGCAAGGGTTTACAAAGCCAGTGGCACACACCCTAGCCCCCCTTCTAGTGGTTGGAACATCCTGAGCAACAGAAAACCAGCAGTCAGCCTTGGAGGAATACCACAAGACAGTGTTCTGGCCCAAGTATGACCCCCATCCAGAGGCAACGGCTGAAAGGGGCTTAGGAGACGGCAGGCTTCCGCACCTGAGTGCTGGATGAAGGGAGAGGGGCTGGTTAGGTTCCTTCCAGCCAGCAAATACACCAGACCTCTGTTCGTCCCGCAGCCCTACCCTACCCTCAATTTCCTCTGTGTTAGCGGGCATGAATCACGCATAGCTGGGGTCTGGCAAGACTTGGGGTCTGGTTCCTCCTCTCACCCCCCAACACAGACAAGAACTCCTACCAGTCAGCCCAGAGCTTGCCTTGGGGCCAGAGCTGTGACTCTTCCTGCCCACCCTCCTGTTTCCATCGTGGCtcaaggagacacacagagacccAGTTGGCCGGGGTAGGCCAGCCCGCAGGACCTGGGGTCGTGAAGCCTGAGCTGTCGGGACCCAGCCCTCTCACCCACCCTtacagtcctggggccactgcccAGGGGTGGCTTCTGCCAAGTACACCTTGGCGCCACTCTGGCCACCCCCCTGAGAGAACCACCCCCCACAAAGGGTCCTGACCACCGCAGGGTGGGGTGGGTATGAGGAGATGTGGACATTTTAGGGAGATTAAGGAGGGGGGAAGACAGCGCCACCATGCCTGTGGTCTTTAGGTGTTTGCCGAGGCCTGTGGGTCATCCCCTCGCCCCAGTTCCCACTTTTCTGGTTGCCTTCAGTCGTGGCAAAGGGATACAGGGGGTGCAGGGGACAGAAAGCCAgcctgaggctgggagagagagGCCAGGGCCAGTCGAGGGCGGGGAGGAGCTCCACCTCTTGAGAGCAGCTGGAGCGGGGAGCCCGACTCCAGGGTGGCTCTCACGCTCCGCCGGCGCCGCACAAGAGCCCCATTAAAGCGCCGCCGGCCTGCGACCGCGGCGAGACTCGCGTCCGGCCGTCCGGCCCTGCTTCCTCCCTCGCTGCGTCCCGGGCACGCGGCCGAGGGCGTCTGGGGGGAGGCGTGGAGGCACAGACTTGAGCAAACAAATAAGTTCAGGGGCTGCCCCCCTCCCCGACTCGGGAGTAAACTCCGGGTCCTGGACACACCCATACCCTCCCCCGCCCCGGGCGGAGAGGAGGTCgaggtggggagggagcgggGTCCGAGGGCAGGGAGACAGGGGCCCGAGCTAGGGGCCGCGTTTAGGGGCCAGTGCGGCCCCCCGCAGAGTCCCCAGGGTGGGAGGGCCCTTCCCCGTGGAGGGCAGGGGCGCAGCTCTGGGCGGGAGGGAGTTAACCCGGTGGCCTCCGGCTCCACGTAGGAGCTGGCTCTGGCTGCCGGCTGCGGTCAGGGCCACCATATAAATAGGGCGGGAGACCGAGCGCCGAGGACTTGCCGCTGCCCCCTGCCTCGGCCCCAGACGTCCCGGCCATGGCCCGCCTGGTGCTCCTGCTCAGCCTCAGCCTGGGCCTCCTGGCCAGCCTGCTGCCTGCACTGGCCGCCTGCCCCCAGAACTGCCACTGCCACAGCGACCTGCAGCACGTCATCTGCGACAAGGTGGGGCTGCAGAAGATCCCCAAGGTGTCGGAGAAGACCAAGCTGCTTAACCTACAGCGCAACAACTTCCCCGTGCTGGCAGCCAACTCATTCCGGGCCATGCCCAACCTCGTGTCGCTGCACCTGCAGCACTGTCAGATCCGCGAGGTGGCCGCTGGCGCCTTCCGAGGCCTCAAGCAGCTCATCTACCTGTACCTGTCCCATAACGACATCCGCGTGCTGCGTGCTGGTGCCTTTGACGACCTGACCGAGCTCACCTACCTCTACCTGGACCACAATAAGGTGACAGAGCTGCCCCGGGGGCTGCTCTCCCCTCTGGTCAACCTTTTCATCCTGCagctcaacaacaacaagatCCGAGAGCTGCGCTCAGGCGCCTTCCAGGGCGCCAAGGACCTGCGCTGGCTCTACCTGTCGGAAAACTCACTCAGTTCCCTGCAGCCCGGTGCTCTGGACGACGTGGAAAACCTCGCCAAGTTCTACCTGGACAGGAACCAGCTGTCCAGCTACCCCTCAGCTGCTCTGAGCAAGCTGAGGGTGGTGGAGGAGCTGAAGCTGTCCCACAATCCCCTGAAAAGCATTCCCGACAATGCCTTCCAGTCCTTCGGCAGATACCTGGAGACGCTCTGGCTGGACAACACCAACCTGGAGAAGGTGAGCTCCTGGTTGTGGGGGCTGTGCCCTGGCTCCTTCTTCACTGACAGGAGGCCCAGGGATCCAGGGCCACAGCTGGGCACCATCCCCTCTCCCCTAAAATTGCCTCTTCCTGTGGCTGTCTCCAAGATGTGGAGCTCTGTCCTCAtcttatcactgctgctgctgctaagtcgcttcagttgtgtctgactctgtgctaccccatagacagcagcccaccaggctcccctgtccttgggattctccagacaagaatactggagtgggttgtgatttccttctccaatgcatgcatgcatgctaagtcgctccagtcttcttgtcacATCCCCACCCCAAATCCTGCCCTGCTGTCCCTGTCCCTAGTCTCAGCCACTGCCCTCCTAGGATTCCTCCTTAATAAACAGAGCCAAGCTATCCTGGCCCCACCAATGGCCCCCAGGAGGCATATCCAGGGCCCTCAACCCCCCTGCTTTGCGCAGAAGCCACCTCTTCCTGTTGGGCCTTCCACCCCTCCTCTGCTGTTTTTTTCCTGCCTCCAGTAAACCTACCACCCCATAAAGGGAGGTTTGTTTATTGAGAAGCCTTCCAGAGGAGCTGGACAAATCAGGCCCACAAAGAGACCCTGTTCCTGGTGGGGagtgtgcatgagtgctaagGTGGAGTGGGGGCCTGGGGAGTGAGCAGGGCGCACATAACTGAGGAAGACCGCCTCCATGCCTCCCAGAGGCCCTGGTggatcccccaccccacccccagtccacACACATACATTCCACTGCATTCTCAGGGCCATTTCAGCTGAGTGGGGACCATGGGTGAGGGTCCTGCCCCAGGTTGCAGGCATGGCATCCATGGGTTCCATGAAGGGGAAAAGGCAAGAGCCACTCACTACTGTCAACCTTCAGCACAAGGACCCTAGGTGTCTCCTCCCCACAGGAAAGATTGGCCATGCCTCACTGTGCCCCAGACCACTCACTGCCCTTTGCCCACCCTGGTCACCAGACCCATCTCCTGACTTTGTCCTCCTCAGTACTTGGTCTCCTTTGATGCCCAGTGCCTGGCCAGATGCTGCTGCCTTGGGACAGGGTGGAATCCCTTCTTGGGACTAGAAAATTGCTCTGGTGCAGAGGCTTCCCCAGGAGGTTGGGCCGGGAACAGGGTAAGGTGGGAAGACGGTCATCAGAGCAGTCTGATTACCAGGGAGCTTCACACCCTTCCCTGGACCGCAGGCACAGAAATGAGGGCAGAATCGTACCTGGATGGCAACCAGCCTTCATCTGGGCGGACAGAGCCTGCCCGAGCCTGCCCTTCTTCAGCCCCGAACACTCCCCAGCTGAAGTCACAGTCCCCTGTGGCCCAGTATTGCCAGCGTGGCCTTTCAGTGGGAAGTAGAGCGGGGAAGCAGGGGCTCATTTGGGGCAGGCGAGGCCAGGCAGGAACCGTGACGTCTGGGCCAAGATGTGGGCACCAATAGAATGTTTCCTCTGGAGCCAGCCAGCCTGGCCCAAGACTCCACCAAGGTGGCTccacaaatagtgcctggcaGGCAGTGAGGGAGTAGGAAGGACAAAGCTGGGGGACATACAGGACCCTGGGGCCTGTGGGGAGCCTGGGCCCACTGCCCATCCCACCAAACACTGACCAGCTTCACTCTGCGCCAGCTTGGGCCGCTGGGGCCAAACTCTGGCTGCCTCCCCAGTCCCAGTGTTTGCACAGGGAGCACGGTGCCAGAGGAAGAGGAGCTGGATGTGGCCCTGCAGCTACTGTTGACTCCCTAGTGCCACCCTGAGCAAGGGACTTAACCTTGCCCCGCAATCTACATATTGAAAAGTAAAACTACCTAGCTCCACAGACTGAATGGATTAGATCACCTGAGAAACCTGGGTCGCGCTGTGAACCTGCTCCAGGTGCCACTGCCTGCACTCAGGGGTGGACCCTGCCCCAGGGGAGCATAGAGCTGGGAGAGGCCAGACACTGAGACTGAGCTGCTCACTCACACCCACCCTGCTCCCCAGTTTTCTGACGGTGCCTTCCTGGGTGTGACCACACTGAAACATGTCCATCTGGAGAACAACCGCCTGCACCAGCTGCCCTCCAACTTCCCCTTTGACAGCCTGGAGACCCTCACCCTCACCAACAACCCCTGGAAGTGTACCTGCCAGCTCCGGGGCCTTCggaggtgagagggagagggCCCCAGTAGTACCCCTAGAGGCCATCCTCGTGTGATGGAGTGGAGACATACTGACCCTGCCCTAAGACATCCTAGGCATATGTCCTAGATTTGCTCCCTAAGAGGTGTGGGACGCTGGGCATTCCCCCATTTGTAAAACGAAGATGACAGTTCCAGACTACCCTAAAGCAAAGTCACCCTGACCCCGTGGTTCACTGTCCTTACCTCCAATACTCTTACATCTCTTCCCCAACCCCAGCAACTCTCTGTCTCTCCAGGTGGCTGGAAGCTAAGACCTCTCGCCCTGATGCCACTTGTGCATCGCCCGCCAAGTTCAGGGGCCAGCACATTCGTGACACGGATGCCTTCCGCGGCTGCAAGTTCCCCACTAAGAGGTCCAAGAAAGCTGGCCGCCATTAAACAGGTGGGGTCCAGTGGGCATGGCCCCCATTCTCTCTCTGGAGGCTCTGGAATTGAGGAGGGTATCCCAAGATACTTCCATTTTTacagggaaaggaggggaggacTGGGGCTCCCTCCTCTAAGGGGGAAAACGATACTTCCTAGGACTCCCACCATTCTCTCCAAACATCGTCTAGACTGTTGCCGTCCTGACACCAGTCCTTGCCTCACCACAGGTCCTGACCCAGCCAGTCCTGGTGACTGGCCTCTGCCTTCTGCCGGAGAAACTACTGATCCTCTCACCTCTGACTCCCATCTTCTCTCAACACCCTCTGCTGATACATAGATCTGTTCACATCTAGACATGTCCTGGCAGGGCACCCGGGCACTCCAGCACAAACCCAGCTCCACTTGAGGCTGAGAGCTCCAGCATGCCTGGCCTCACAGCCACAGCTCCTCTCAGAGAAGCTGTTGCTAAGACCCCCAAGTCCTTTAGGACCAGAATAGGGTGACCATCAGGATGGCCACCcttccagaatccttctctcGATTTCCCTTTCCCTGTCATTCGGAAACAAACATCAGATCCTTGCCCTACCCCTTGCTTCTAGGAAGGGTCTGAAGCCCCTACCCTCAACTCCGCCAGCCCCCACCTGCCAGGACACTGGTGCTTTGCCACACATCCTCCCATGCTGCATTTCTTCCCCAgatttctataaatataaatttatgtatgtataatatttaCTCCCCTGTCACCTGTCTTTGTGACTTGAGAGCTGTTGATGAGGTCAGACTGCAGTTTCTCACATCTGCTTTCTAGAATGAAGGCCAGCTGAAGGGTCTTCCTTGGAGACCCAGGCTGGACTCCTCGACACATCCAGCAATCTGTTCTTGCCCAGCCCTggcctggcccccaccccagcccctgcctctaCTTACCACTAGCTCCTTCATGTTCAGCTTGTTGATGATGGCTCTGATCAGCTCTGggggtgcaggagacccagcaaTCACACCTGAATCAGAGAGAGGGCTGACACAGCTCCCACCTTCTCCAGGTTCAGTAGACTCCCATTCACCTGTAGCCCTTTTTAGGAAATAACATTCCCTTTGCTTCCCGACCCTGGAACTTG encodes:
- the CHAD gene encoding chondroadherin; protein product: MARLVLLLSLSLGLLASLLPALAACPQNCHCHSDLQHVICDKVGLQKIPKVSEKTKLLNLQRNNFPVLAANSFRAMPNLVSLHLQHCQIREVAAGAFRGLKQLIYLYLSHNDIRVLRAGAFDDLTELTYLYLDHNKVTELPRGLLSPLVNLFILQLNNNKIRELRSGAFQGAKDLRWLYLSENSLSSLQPGALDDVENLAKFYLDRNQLSSYPSAALSKLRVVEELKLSHNPLKSIPDNAFQSFGRYLETLWLDNTNLEKFSDGAFLGVTTLKHVHLENNRLHQLPSNFPFDSLETLTLTNNPWKCTCQLRGLRRWLEAKTSRPDATCASPAKFRGQHIRDTDAFRGCKFPTKRSKKAGRH